Genomic window (Nymphaea colorata isolate Beijing-Zhang1983 chromosome 1, ASM883128v2, whole genome shotgun sequence):
CAACTTCAGAGCatgtgcagagagagagagagagagagacatatcCAAAGCCCTATAATTCCTGCTACATATGAAAGACGAGCTTTGCTCAAAGCTCTTTTTCCCGGTAACAAGGAGAACCTCTAAGAACTGCGCCCAAATTATGAAACAATTCTAGTGGTAACAAAATCTAAGTTTTACAGTGCTATGAAAGGTTAACATCATTATGTCTCGATCTGAGGCCCACATCAGTTGTTCCTCGTAGGTGGTCCTCGAGCTCTTGGCACAGAATCCTGAAACTGTGTCCTGGGTTTTGCATTATCTACAAATATCACTCTACCGTTCAAGATCTGTAAACAGAAAGACATCCAATCAGGTCCGTTTAATATCAGTAAGAATATATAATGAAGACTGAATTAGTCCTGCCTGGGTATTTTTATTCAATGACAATGAAGCCTactgaattttttaaattagtaGAATTGGTGGCCCGGAAGGTATCATACTAGTTGTTTTGTGGTTGTCCCCTCATGTAAACCCACAAGGTATCCCTCATCCACCACTAAAAGGGTTTTCCTACTGTTCAGCATTAAGGCAAAGCACATGCGCAGGTATTGGGTCGCAGACCTCTTGAGGCCATGCAATTAACAGTTGAGTCTTCCTCTTGAGCACGCAAAGCAAGCTCATTAATAGGCAGGCCACAAAATAACACCTTCTAAAGATCTTTTCAAAGACCGAACTGCTTAATCTGCAGATAAACCCCAGGTAAGCCGCCACTTTATGAGGGCAACACCATGAGAAAGCTCATAATGTAGAGTGGCAGTTAGACCTGGACAACCGCTCTATCTCCAGCACAATGTCACAATCTGTCAAGCTTAGGCCTATGTTTGGGTGGGCTGGGCCAAGAGCAGCTGCAGGCAAGGGAGAAAGGTGCTAGAGCAGGCATTTACCTtgccattcatttcttttatggCCTTTTCGGCTTCCTCTTCTGATGCAAATGTCACGAACCCGAAGCCTTTAGATCTTTCAGACACCTTGTCCATAATTATAGAGGCTGCAATCAAACATGTTAGCTATGTAAAATCTGATAGTTTCAGAAGAACTTAATGAAGACAAGCACGACCTATGGGATATGAAAGTTCAGAGTTCCAATTGGGAAAAATTGATGAAAGCAAGCACCTTCTATAACCTGACCAAACGGTGCAAAAGCTCCAGCTAACAATTCCTCTGTTGTGTAAAAAGATAGTCCTGCAAAATATTCCAAGGGAGAAGACTAGAAACTGTAATGGCTTCTTAACTTCACTTAATTGAAGGGCGAAAAAACAGAAAAGCCTTGATTGCTGGCTTTCAACTGAAAACTCAAAGAAAAGTATCCCTAAACCATGACTGTCTTTGTGTTAATTCAAGAAGTCGGATGAACTTCGACAATGCTCGAACAGAGTAAGTCTTTTTAGTTGACATCACAAAGGCCTCATTGCAGTATTTTCAGGATAACTCATCCAAATGCAACGGTTTTTCAGGCAAACATGTGAATGGAAAATACACAACTTAAAAGAATCGGGATGGACTAAGTTACTAACTATCACAAAATGAGTAAAAAAAGTTGATTATCTTCGTCTCAACATTTTTGCATCCAGAAAAACTTCATCTTCACCCTTATCTGCTCAATGTAACCACCTCTCCAGGAGAACCAACAGATTCCATCATACGCCCTATCAATGACCTGTCCTATCCCTCCAGTGTTGCGCTGCTCTAGAATTCACAATGCCTTCACAATGTCATTCAGAATCTATATGACACCTGCCTAGGCAAAATTGGGACATTAAGCTACTTTACTGTCTAGCATGCCAGGCCCCGTTTCTACTCATTTATGCACCGTTGCTAACAGTCGCTCAGGCCTCTATGAAGTCTCATCTTTAACGCCCTAGACTTCCTTAGAAAGCCCTGTAGCAGCATTAACATGTCCATTCACCTAAAGGAAGGAAACCCATAGAAGACCAGATAACCCGTGGCTTCATCAATTCCCTGTAGTAAAAGCACTAATTATATGTAAAAGGCCCCATACACGGGATGACTTAATCTCCACACAAACCACCAACATGCTAATACAATGCATCTTAACTGTTAGCTGGCCTAAGTAGTTGAACCAAGGCAGTGCCTTCCTGACAAGATCTTTCAGCACCTAATCCCTCCTCAACCAAGCCCATTCACGAAATTGCCAGGTTGGTTTTTCAAGTCATTTGACGAACTGTATACAGTTTTACAATTCTAGAAAGGtatattttgtaagaaaaataaaaacattttccaTATGGAAAAGACATGAAAACGGCTAGAGAAGATACACTCTTTATGATTCAAAGTTCTGTTTGTTAAGCTGACGCAAAGAGCTCCTGAAGAACTGTATACAATTTTTGCATAATTCTGGGGACGTATGATTCCCAACGAAAACAAATCATTTTGTATCGAAAGGACACGATAACGTGTTAGAAAAGAGAtactttttgttatttaaagTTCTGCTGTTAAGatcaaagaacaaaagaagtgTGTCTTGCCACACAAAAAAAGTTACACCATTAACGGCCGGAATAAAGCTACAATCTTCACGCATTCTACATCAACCAACAAGAGCAACGTTGCCAAGATTGGAGACTTTAACTAAAGAAAGTACCAAGAACTAAAAGTGCCAAGAACTAACACTAGAAGTTCTGAAATTAACCATGTAGAAGACTTTTAAGAGATGACCACCTAAGAATTTCGAGAAAAAACACTCGTATTACTGGCTACGGACCGGAAAGAGAAGATGCTAGTGTGGATCAGGTAACTATCATTCTGTCGTGGAGAACCGATATCCTTCACCTTTTTAATCACCTCAACGGCTCAACCAGAAACCGAAGCTCATCGTTGGCACACTTAAAAATTCAAGTTAACAAACAGCATACTCCATGTAAACGAAAGCAGATCGGCCACAGCGTGCCtgtaaagcaaatgaaaaataacgAACAGGAGAACGGAATACCTCCAACGAATACCTTGGAGGCAACCCCTCTGTCGAAACTGAGCTGCAGAGGCAGTTGGCGACGATGGGCAGCATTAAACGGAGATGGGTTTCGAAGGAGACGCCCGACTGCTCGCAGTACCGCCGCCATTGGCGTGTGCTTCGATTGGACAGCGTCGTTGGTATTGCTCGGCCGAGTAGGGGAAGAGGAGGGTCGAGGTCCCGAGGGGCTTCAAAATTGGGATCGATTGAAGTTGAACTTCATCCGGACCAAGTGTAGCGGTAGCCTGATCAAACGTAGTCAATGTCACCAGGGTACGCCATTTTTGGCCTCGCACCCGCGTCGACCGATGCGGGTGCAAGTGACACCCAAACCAGTCGAAGAAGAATCGGGTGCGGTCAGCAGCACCCGATTAAAATCCTCTTTACTCGCAGCGGTCAAATGAGAGTGAGTCTAATATGGTCTAATTTTTagggtttattttattttatttttttactgtttctcTCCTCTCGCCTGCGATCTTTCTCTTCCACCGGCAGGCGGCACCTTCCTCTCCAATCTCCACCGGCAGGCGGCATCATCTCCGTCCGGCTCCGGCGGCatcaggtttctctctctctctcacacacacacacacacacgcacgcgaCACACTCTCACATCTCTTGAAAGGAATCGaggttttctgtttttggatA
Coding sequences:
- the LOC116264896 gene encoding small RNA-binding protein 11, chloroplastic, which gives rise to MAAVLRAVGRLLRNPSPFNAAHRRQLPLQLSFDRGVASKVFVGGLSFYTTEELLAGAFAPFGQVIEASIIMDKVSERSKGFGFVTFASEEEAEKAIKEMNGKILNGRVIFVDNAKPRTQFQDSVPRARGPPTRNN